The following coding sequences lie in one Sedimentibacter sp. MB35-C1 genomic window:
- the purB gene encoding adenylosuccinate lyase yields the protein MSRDTYENPLISRYASKEMSYIFSDESKFSTWRKLWVALAEAEKELGLNIDDEQISEMRANIYNIDYKMAALKEKEFRHDVMAHVHTFGAACPKAMPIIHLGATSMYVVDNTDAILMKQALLLVKKKLVNAISSLSEFCMKYKDMPTLGYTHYQPAQLTTVGKRAALWLQDLVLDYEEINHALSLVKLRGVKGTTGTQASFMNLFENDSEKVKKLEKLVVEKMGFHDSFKLTGQTYTRKVDYYVLSALSGIAQTLHKATNDIRILQSQKEIEEPFEKNQIGSSAMAYKRNPMRSERIASLSRFIMSNEANMANTQATQWLERTLDDSAIKRLAIPQGFLAADAVLGIAINVFTGLVVNEKVIEKHIGEELPFMATENIIMEAVKRGGNRQELHEEIRVLSMQAAEQVKKFGNRNDLIERMSESKVINMSKEEILETVNPVNYVGRAPQQVEEFYNDTVKDILEENKELLGVNVELRV from the coding sequence ATGTCTAGAGATACTTATGAAAACCCGTTAATATCAAGATACGCAAGCAAGGAAATGAGCTATATTTTTTCTGATGAAAGCAAATTTTCCACATGGAGAAAACTTTGGGTTGCATTAGCTGAAGCAGAAAAGGAATTAGGATTAAACATTGATGACGAGCAGATATCTGAAATGAGAGCTAACATTTATAATATAGACTATAAAATGGCTGCACTGAAGGAGAAAGAGTTCAGGCACGATGTTATGGCTCACGTTCACACGTTTGGTGCTGCATGCCCTAAAGCAATGCCTATAATTCATCTTGGTGCCACAAGTATGTATGTAGTGGATAATACGGACGCCATATTGATGAAACAGGCACTTTTACTAGTAAAAAAGAAACTTGTAAATGCAATAAGCTCATTGTCAGAATTCTGCATGAAGTATAAGGATATGCCTACATTGGGATATACCCATTATCAGCCGGCTCAGCTTACAACCGTAGGGAAGAGAGCTGCTCTTTGGCTTCAGGACCTTGTGCTTGATTACGAGGAAATAAATCATGCGCTTTCATTGGTTAAACTAAGAGGCGTAAAAGGTACAACAGGTACGCAGGCAAGTTTTATGAATTTGTTTGAAAATGATAGCGAAAAAGTGAAAAAGCTTGAAAAACTGGTAGTTGAAAAAATGGGATTTCATGACTCGTTTAAACTGACAGGCCAGACATATACGAGAAAGGTTGACTACTATGTGCTTTCTGCCTTAAGCGGCATTGCACAGACATTGCACAAGGCGACGAATGATATAAGAATACTGCAAAGCCAAAAAGAAATTGAAGAACCTTTTGAAAAGAATCAAATTGGATCATCTGCAATGGCATACAAGAGAAATCCAATGAGAAGTGAGAGAATTGCATCATTATCGAGATTTATAATGTCAAACGAAGCCAACATGGCAAATACCCAGGCGACGCAGTGGCTTGAAAGGACACTGGACGATTCTGCAATTAAGAGGCTTGCCATTCCTCAAGGGTTCTTAGCTGCAGATGCTGTACTTGGAATTGCAATAAATGTATTTACAGGGTTGGTGGTAAACGAAAAGGTTATAGAAAAGCATATAGGTGAAGAGCTTCCGTTTATGGCAACAGAGAATATTATAATGGAAGCAGTTAAGAGAGGCGGTAACAGACAGGAATTGCATGAAGAGATTAGGGTGTTGTCTATGCAGGCAGCAGAGCAGGTCAAGAAATTCGGGAACAGGAATGACTTGATTGAAAGAATGTCTGAAAGCAAAGTAATAAATATGTCAAAAGAAGAAATCCTAGAAACTGTAAATCCTGTAAACTATGTGGGCAGGGCTCCGCAGCAGGTTGAAGAGTTCTACAATGATACAGTTAAGGATATCCTTGAGGAAAACAAGGAACTTCTTGGTGTTAACGTGGAATTAAGAGTGTAG
- a CDS encoding flavodoxin family protein has translation MNITVIYGTEHKGSTYSIAQLFLKKLRNENSEIREVFLPRDVPNYCRGCAQCFEKGEEHCPDYEKVNRIKKDIEKADLLIFTSPVYVYHTTGQMKTLLDHFGYQWIVHRPNKLMFNKMALIISTAAGGGMKSTIKDIADSLTFWGVARIFKYGKGVAAINWNGVSDKKKLSIYKDVDRISSKIIATQGNVKPSFKVKAIFNVMRLVQKKGGFNKADHDYWKEHGWLHNKRPWQ, from the coding sequence ATGAATATAACAGTGATTTATGGAACTGAGCATAAAGGCAGTACTTATAGCATCGCTCAGCTATTTTTAAAAAAATTAAGGAACGAAAATTCTGAAATAAGAGAAGTCTTTTTGCCTAGAGATGTCCCTAATTATTGCAGGGGGTGTGCACAATGCTTTGAAAAAGGAGAAGAGCACTGCCCGGATTATGAGAAAGTTAACAGAATAAAGAAAGATATAGAAAAGGCTGATTTACTGATTTTTACCAGCCCGGTCTATGTATATCACACAACGGGACAAATGAAGACGCTTCTTGATCATTTCGGGTATCAGTGGATTGTTCACCGCCCAAATAAATTAATGTTCAATAAGATGGCTCTTATAATCTCAACAGCAGCAGGAGGCGGAATGAAGTCAACAATTAAGGATATTGCTGACAGCTTAACATTTTGGGGAGTTGCAAGGATTTTTAAGTACGGAAAAGGAGTCGCTGCAATAAACTGGAACGGTGTAAGTGACAAGAAAAAGCTTTCTATATACAAGGACGTTGACAGAATATCATCTAAAATTATAGCGACACAGGGAAATGTTAAGCCCAGTTTCAAAGTTAAGGCAATTTTTAATGTAATGAGGCTGGTTCAAAAAAAAGGAGGCTTCAATAAAGCTGACCATGATTATTGGAAGGAGCATGGGTGGCTCCATAATAAGAGACCATGGCAGTAG
- a CDS encoding gamma-glutamyltransferase family protein: MNFNPEEYKYPSKRNVVYGHKGMVATSQPLASQAGLEILKAGGNAVDAAIATAACLTVVEPTSNGLGSDAFALVWINNKLHGLNASGYSPYSISIEKLKDRGYSEIPKYGVIPVMVPGAPAAWAELSNKFGKLPLLDVLKPAIDYARNGFAVSVNVKSAWDAACHIYRSEQKEEFNGWFSTFTKNGRTPKFGEIWKLPHHGDTLEKIGRTYAEDYYKGDIADKIDSFFKKYKGYLTKEDLRGYKPEWVEPIRTDYRGYDVCEIPPNGQGLVALMALQILNGFSFTEKDSSETYHKQIEAMKLAFADGQKYITDPEHMKADVSRLLSEEYAEARRNLITDTALFPTEGDPNSRGTVYLCTADSEGNMVSYIQSNYMGFGSGIVIPETGIALHNRLHNFSYDNQHNNCLMPHKKTYHTIIPGFLMKNGKAVGPFGVMGAFMQPQGHVQVIANLIDFHMNPQEALDAPRWQWIKDKKIEVEPGVPLHIVKDLMRRGHDVKIQPNASSFGRGQIILRTDEGTLCGGTEPRTDGQIAVW; this comes from the coding sequence ATGAACTTTAATCCGGAAGAATACAAATATCCGTCCAAAAGAAATGTGGTGTACGGCCATAAAGGAATGGTTGCCACATCTCAGCCTTTGGCGTCGCAGGCAGGTCTTGAAATTTTAAAGGCAGGCGGAAATGCGGTAGATGCGGCTATAGCAACAGCCGCATGTCTAACCGTTGTTGAACCGACGTCAAACGGTCTGGGAAGTGATGCCTTTGCGTTGGTATGGATAAATAATAAATTACATGGGTTAAATGCCAGCGGATATTCACCATACAGTATTTCCATAGAAAAACTGAAAGACAGGGGTTACAGCGAAATACCAAAATACGGTGTTATACCTGTTATGGTACCCGGTGCGCCTGCTGCTTGGGCAGAACTATCAAACAAGTTTGGAAAACTACCACTTTTAGATGTCCTAAAACCGGCAATTGATTACGCAAGAAACGGATTTGCTGTTTCAGTAAATGTTAAAAGCGCATGGGATGCTGCATGCCATATATATAGAAGTGAACAAAAAGAGGAGTTTAACGGATGGTTTTCTACGTTTACTAAAAACGGCAGAACACCTAAATTCGGTGAAATATGGAAACTCCCACACCATGGAGATACTCTTGAGAAAATAGGAAGAACCTATGCGGAGGATTATTACAAAGGTGATATAGCAGATAAAATTGATTCTTTTTTTAAAAAATATAAAGGGTATTTAACAAAGGAAGATTTAAGGGGTTATAAACCTGAGTGGGTTGAGCCTATCAGAACTGATTACAGAGGCTATGATGTGTGCGAAATACCTCCAAACGGTCAGGGCCTTGTTGCGCTGATGGCTCTACAAATATTAAATGGATTTAGTTTTACAGAGAAAGATAGCAGTGAGACATACCATAAGCAGATTGAGGCAATGAAACTTGCATTTGCAGATGGTCAAAAATATATAACAGACCCGGAACATATGAAGGCTGATGTAAGCAGGCTGTTGTCGGAAGAATATGCTGAAGCAAGGAGAAATTTAATTACTGATACAGCATTGTTTCCTACAGAGGGAGATCCTAACAGCAGAGGGACAGTATATCTTTGTACTGCTGATTCAGAAGGAAATATGGTTTCATACATACAAAGCAACTATATGGGGTTCGGATCGGGAATTGTTATTCCTGAAACAGGGATAGCCCTTCATAATAGATTACATAATTTTAGTTATGACAACCAACATAATAATTGTCTAATGCCGCATAAAAAAACATATCATACAATAATTCCCGGATTTTTGATGAAGAACGGAAAGGCAGTAGGTCCGTTCGGAGTTATGGGAGCATTTATGCAACCGCAGGGTCATGTCCAGGTAATCGCAAACCTCATAGATTTTCACATGAATCCACAAGAGGCGCTGGATGCACCCAGGTGGCAATGGATAAAAGATAAAAAAATAGAAGTTGAACCAGGGGTTCCGCTGCATATTGTGAAAGATTTGATGCGACGAGGACATGATGTTAAAATTCAGCCCAATGCATCTTCTTTTGGCAGAGGTCAGATAATTTTGCGTACAGATGAAGGGACGCTCTGCGGTGGAACTGAGCCAAGGACAGACGGACAAATTGCAGTTTGGTAA
- a CDS encoding SDR family oxidoreductase, producing MKTDLMYTTQDIKGQTQTEPGKESEMNPRPIYDDVNCRGYGRLKGKVAIITGGDSGIGRAVAVAYAKEGCNVAIVYNIADDDANETKMAVESYGGTAYLIKGNLRDSNFCNEAVEKTISQFGSLDILVNNAAIQHPQTNFEDITDEQLDDTFRTNIYSMFYLTRSALKYLKEGSSIINTSSVVAFRGSKDLIDYSAAKGAVTSFTRSLSQNLAGRNIRVNQVAPGPIWTPLIPSTFDKSKVGVFGKDTPMKRPGQPAELAEAYVYLATDCSSYMTGQTMHINGGDIVNS from the coding sequence ATGAAAACTGATTTAATGTATACAACGCAGGATATTAAAGGACAGACACAGACGGAACCGGGGAAAGAAAGTGAAATGAATCCCAGACCCATATACGATGATGTGAATTGCAGAGGATATGGCAGATTAAAAGGAAAGGTTGCAATTATCACCGGAGGGGACAGCGGAATAGGCAGAGCTGTTGCCGTTGCTTATGCAAAAGAAGGGTGCAATGTTGCCATAGTATACAATATTGCTGACGACGATGCAAACGAAACAAAGATGGCTGTTGAGAGCTATGGAGGCACGGCATATTTAATCAAAGGAAACTTGAGAGATTCAAATTTCTGTAATGAAGCAGTAGAGAAAACTATAAGTCAATTCGGAAGCTTGGATATTTTAGTAAACAATGCAGCAATACAGCATCCGCAGACTAACTTTGAGGATATAACAGACGAACAGCTGGATGACACCTTCAGAACAAACATATACTCAATGTTTTATCTTACAAGATCAGCCTTAAAGTATTTGAAAGAAGGAAGCAGCATCATAAATACAAGTTCAGTAGTTGCGTTCAGGGGCAGCAAGGATCTAATTGATTATTCAGCGGCTAAGGGTGCGGTAACATCATTTACAAGATCTTTATCACAAAATCTAGCAGGCAGGAATATACGAGTTAACCAAGTGGCTCCGGGGCCTATATGGACACCGCTGATACCTTCTACATTTGATAAGTCAAAGGTTGGTGTTTTTGGCAAGGACACTCCGATGAAAAGGCCGGGACAGCCGGCGGAGCTGGCTGAAGCATATGTATATCTAGCGACAGACTGCTCTTCGTATATGACCGGACAGACAATGCACATAAACGGCGGGGACATAGTAAACAGTTAA